From a single Miscanthus floridulus cultivar M001 chromosome 8, ASM1932011v1, whole genome shotgun sequence genomic region:
- the LOC136474780 gene encoding photosynthetic NDH subunit of subcomplex B 4, chloroplastic-like isoform X1, with translation MAAALRQYTSAGSMTTGSGPARSKRSGSAKVSAFPSLDVVPLMVTMVEHVDMSRDYVVTKSIWHLSDAALKSVYTFYAMFTVWGVCFFASMKDPFYDSETYRSQGGDGTVHWYYDKQEDVEASAREELLREELLEEIEQRVGGLRELEEVVTK, from the exons atggccgctgccctGCGACAGTATAC CTCGGCAGGTTCCATGACCACGGGCTCAGGTCCGGCCCGTTCTAAG AGATCCGGTTCAGCGAAGGTGAGCGCTTTCCCGTCGCTGGACGTGGTGCCGCTGATGGTgacgatggtggagcacgtggaCATGTCGCGGGACTACGTCGTGACCAAGTCCATCTGGCATCTCAGCGACGCCGCCCTCAAGAGCGTTT ATACCTTCTACGCCATGTTCACGGTCTGGGGCGTCTGCTTCTTTGCGTCCATGAAG GATCCCTTCTACGACAGCGAGACGTACAGGAGCCAGGGTGGAGATGGAACCGTGCACTGGTACTACGACAAG CAAGAGGATGTGGAGGCATCTGCGAGGGAGGAGCTGCTAAGGGAGGAGCTGCTCGAGGAGATTGAGCAGAGGGTTGGGGGCCTCAGGGAGCTGGAGGAAGTAGTCACAAAGTGA
- the LOC136474780 gene encoding photosynthetic NDH subunit of subcomplex B 4, chloroplastic-like isoform X3: MTTGSGPARSKRSGSAKVSAFPSLDVVPLMVTMVEHVDMSRDYVVTKSIWHLSDAALKSVYTFYAMFTVWGVCFFASMKDPFYDSETYRSQGGDGTVHWYYDKQEDVEASAREELLREELLEEIEQRVGGLRELEEVVTK, translated from the exons ATGACCACGGGCTCAGGTCCGGCCCGTTCTAAG AGATCCGGTTCAGCGAAGGTGAGCGCTTTCCCGTCGCTGGACGTGGTGCCGCTGATGGTgacgatggtggagcacgtggaCATGTCGCGGGACTACGTCGTGACCAAGTCCATCTGGCATCTCAGCGACGCCGCCCTCAAGAGCGTTT ATACCTTCTACGCCATGTTCACGGTCTGGGGCGTCTGCTTCTTTGCGTCCATGAAG GATCCCTTCTACGACAGCGAGACGTACAGGAGCCAGGGTGGAGATGGAACCGTGCACTGGTACTACGACAAG CAAGAGGATGTGGAGGCATCTGCGAGGGAGGAGCTGCTAAGGGAGGAGCTGCTCGAGGAGATTGAGCAGAGGGTTGGGGGCCTCAGGGAGCTGGAGGAAGTAGTCACAAAGTGA
- the LOC136474780 gene encoding photosynthetic NDH subunit of subcomplex B 4, chloroplastic-like isoform X2 produces MAAALRHSAGSMTTGSGPARSKRSGSAKVSAFPSLDVVPLMVTMVEHVDMSRDYVVTKSIWHLSDAALKSVYTFYAMFTVWGVCFFASMKDPFYDSETYRSQGGDGTVHWYYDKQEDVEASAREELLREELLEEIEQRVGGLRELEEVVTK; encoded by the exons atggccgctgccctGCGACA CTCGGCAGGTTCCATGACCACGGGCTCAGGTCCGGCCCGTTCTAAG AGATCCGGTTCAGCGAAGGTGAGCGCTTTCCCGTCGCTGGACGTGGTGCCGCTGATGGTgacgatggtggagcacgtggaCATGTCGCGGGACTACGTCGTGACCAAGTCCATCTGGCATCTCAGCGACGCCGCCCTCAAGAGCGTTT ATACCTTCTACGCCATGTTCACGGTCTGGGGCGTCTGCTTCTTTGCGTCCATGAAG GATCCCTTCTACGACAGCGAGACGTACAGGAGCCAGGGTGGAGATGGAACCGTGCACTGGTACTACGACAAG CAAGAGGATGTGGAGGCATCTGCGAGGGAGGAGCTGCTAAGGGAGGAGCTGCTCGAGGAGATTGAGCAGAGGGTTGGGGGCCTCAGGGAGCTGGAGGAAGTAGTCACAAAGTGA